Genomic DNA from Brachyhypopomus gauderio isolate BG-103 unplaced genomic scaffold, BGAUD_0.2 sc266, whole genome shotgun sequence:
cccctcctccccccggTTCAGTGCAGGCATGTATGCTTGCCGGTCCCAAGTGCGCTCGAGAACCCAGACTGATATTAACTGCCCTCTTCACTGAGGTCCCTCATGGCTTCGCCTCACACTGATTGGACGGAGGCCCCGCTGCTAAAACAGCCTGGCTTTCACCAAGTGAGATCAGCAAAGATGGAGTTGCCTGATGTGTCTTCCTAATGAACATTTCCAGCACCTCTCTGTTTATTGTTCTGATATACAcatctgtgagagagagagagagagagagagagagagagagagagagagagagtgagcaacTTTAATGGCGTATTAGAAGAAAGGCTGTTGCTATGGTTGCATGCCCTGCCTGTGCGGTAGTGTACTGGCCGCTCTTGCGGTCCCTTTCCGGGGCGTGCCACCCTCGGCCCTCGAACAGCCCGCCTCGTGTCTGCCGTTCGTGAAGGCTACGCCGTGATGTCTAATGTCACATCTCCTCTGCGTTCACAGTGAAAGAAGCTGCCAGGATGGATCAGAAGAAGAGACAGGTAGCAGCACCCAGCGGCCTTCCCCACGAAAACACGCACGCTCCCACCACCATCCTGATCAAGACCCAATTCAGGATGCTTTGAAATGCTTTGCGCTGAAGCTCTCTGGTTTTATTTACCGTTGCCTTTTGGAGGAAGCCAGAGTCTATCCAGCAATTGTTGCATTAGCCGCTAAGCCCAGGCCAGCAGAGGGGCAGTTAGCTCCAGGGTCTGGGGAGGGCTTTACCCGGCTTATGCCCTCTCCTGATGTTTTAATGAGAGGCTTGTGATGCTGCGAGCCAGCCTAATTACTGCACTCGCGTGTCTCATTTAAGCAGCTGTGTAAACTCACAGGCTTGGGGAACTGCTCCCAGCACCCTCGCTCCTGGTCGGTAAACCGCCCCTCAGAGACTAGATTTCGCCCGCACGTTGCGGTACGCTGATGGCCTGAGCCACTCTGCTGTTGTCACTTGTTGATTATAACAATTGGCTCTGGATTTAATGTCATGTTAGTGTGGCGGCAGCAAGCGATAAACAACAACAAGCGCTCCACTGGTGACTCGCCACTGCCGTTTTTCAGCTCAACAccactgccatctagtggcaaTGTACAAAATGGCAGCACAATGCCCCTTTTGGGACATTTAGAAGGGAAGAATATTATCGCAGCAGTTAACGCCCCGCAGTCCTTATTTGTTAGACGCAAAGTGCATTTGTTGCCTTTGAGTCTCATTTAAAGTTTTGTGTTCTAGTCTCTTCACCCAGCTGAGCTAAGGCTGTATTTTCTTCTCCGTCTCTGCAGCTGTCTGTGGACTCCTCCTCTGAGACCTCATTCAATAGGGATCACGTCATTCAGGTACGTGGAATTGTTTTCAGATTTCCCTTGATCTTAGTTTACAGAGGCCAAATTCTGGGTTTGCAATATAAGTCTACTACTGTATCGTTTGATGATTGTGTCATTAATGAGAGACCTAACAGCCACATTTCTGCATGTTTGTGATTTTTTATTCCAGGATCTGGAGAAACAGAACGAGAGCCAACAGGTGACTTTACGCAAGTATCATCAGGAACAAAGGGCTCTGCTGGACAAAGTCAGCATGTTGCAGAAACAACTcagtcaggtacacacacacacacacacacacacacacacacacacacaaatctatgGAAACACATTATGGTCAGTGTCTTCTGATGCTGTCTTTGGGGTGGCACAGTACTGTTTTCTGAACATTATTCACCACATGCTGATGAACATACGATGGTACTGTTTTGTCCCTATTGCAGGAGAAGTCCACGGTGGAAGACATTCACAAAGAGGTGCGTTCACACGCATGCCGGACCTCCGCCGGGTCTCATGACTAAAGCCCACATGGCAAGATGTGCACGGGGTTACCTGCCCCATCTCACACGTCTCTGTCAATTCCAGAGGGAACAACTGAAACGGCTGCTGTCTGCCAGAGACAAGGAGGAAGGAACCAGGCCCTCGGACACAGTCAAGGTCCAGCTCCAGAGCTGTCTGGTGAGTGACCCGCCGGGCAGGGAGGAGTCCACAGACCCCCCACGGGCCCACACCAGAACCACGCCCTACCGCTAGACGTGATCATTCAGATTAATACGCCTGCATGTGTCTTTTTGCAGGGAGATTACTCAGGCCAATCTGTAATTAAAGGTGAGTTTTTATTCTGTGCATTTTAGCAATGACATGAGCCATACAGACTTAACAATACCAGCAATCGATATCAGACGAACTAATGAAGATTAAAGGTTATTAATAGTTTTGTTCACTTGTTTATGTAGGGAGAGAAAATGTCCTTGTCAGACAATCTCATAGCCTGGATTCATCTCAGGTAATCCCCTGAAATATTTTCTTCTTGCTGTGATGATAATAGTGGTTTTGTTTAACTATCTTTTTAAATATAAGCTGGATTTTTATCCTATTACCAAAGCACTGTGGCTTTGTTTCTTACAATGAGATAAAAACACTATAATCTATGTTCCACTGAAAAATACTGATTTAAtgtcaatcttgagagttgggTGATCTGGGTGAGGGAGACCAAGATTGCTTCTACATACAACCCTGTGCTGTGGTATTCAGCATGGAGGAGCCTTGTGTTATTTTTATGTCCGTTGCCTGTAGTGAACGAGAtgactttggtttgtttgtttgttttcatggaGAGCGTTCTCAGTTTGGGCCCAGATTTTTCGAACTGCAGTGGACACAGTTTTGCAGGACATGATGACATTGATGTATATGTTTTTCTTTCAGCTACTACACTAtcatactgtatactgtatcACTTTTTGAGCTTTGTTGTATAATTTGAGAATTTGTCAAAATGGTAAAAGTTGGTATGTGCGTTTTCACTTTAAGGCTTTGCTGCTCACGGTGTTAGCAGTGAGCTACCCAGAACCACACGCATACATTTGTAACGATCCCTCTCTGACTGCAGGTTTTGCAGCCGACCGTTCCCTCTCGTTCCCTGTCCCGTCCCCTGGAGCTCTCTCAACCAGCGTCGGGGGCTCATGGCGAGATGGAAGCCCTCCGTCAGGAGCTGAGCTCCAACCGTAAACAGCAGGAGGCTGCCCAGGATGAGCTGGTGCACCTCCAGGCGATGCTGGTTCGGAAGACCCAGGAGTGCGAGGAGCTGGCCCAGAGCCGAGAGTCGGCCAAGCGTGAAGCCGACAGGCAGATTCAGGAGCTGGAAGGAGCACTGGGGGATGTGCAGAAGAGAATGCTGGATTCTGAGGCCAAAGTCAAGCAACTGCAGGCCCACGTGGTGGCCGTGAAGGAGCACCTCGGGAGCCAGATGTTGGATGATCTAAAAGCCCAGCTCAGCGAGGTCAAAGCCAAGTATGAAGGTGCTTCGGCAGAGGTGGGCCGCGTCAGGAACCACCTGAAGCAAAGCGAGAAGGCTCTGGAGGAGTACAAGAAGAGCGAGAAGGTCCTGGTGGAAGACGCCGATAAGCTGACGGCGGAGCTGAACGTGGTGAGGGAAGAGCGGGACGAGATGGCCAAGTCACTCCTGGAAACGGAGGCCCGAGTGAAGGAAGCGGAGCTCCGCCTGTCGACCACAGTCCCTGGGGAGAAGTTTGACAATATGAAGAACCTTCTGACCAACGCGGTGGACGAGAAGGAGAGGCAGCTGGCGGAGCTGCGGGAGGACTATGACCGCGTGCTGGAGGAGGTGGCCGAGCTCCATCGGGAGACGGACGCCCGGGACGTGATCCCCCTGCTGGAGCACGAGAGACTGAGGGCCGCTCTGGAGGAGCAGAGCAGCACGCTGAGGGTGAAGTTGGCGGAGGTGACGTCCAAGTGCCAGTCACTGATccgtgaggtggaggagggtgaggacgAACGGGAGCTGCTCCGCGAAGACCTGCAGGAGCTCACCGAGAACCTCCAGACTCAGTTCGTCCCCATCGACGTTCACGAGGAGTTGAGGAGGTCTCTGGAGCTTGCCGGCGAGGAGCTGAGGGAGCAGCTTGAGGAGGTGACGCAGAGGAAAGTTTGGGTGGAGGAGCAGATGAAGAAGCTCCAGGAGGAGAAGGCCTCCCTTTCGGAGAGCGTGAGCAAGCTGAAGAGCTCCTGGGTGCCGAGCGAGAAGTTCGAGAGCGAGGTGGCGGCCCGGTCCGCTCGAGCTGCTGGGCTGGAGAAGGACCTGGAGAGCCTCCAGCGTAAGTACCAGGAGAAGGTGAGGGAGCTCGAACTCGTGGTGGCTGAGAAGGCGTCGCTGAGGGAGAACTTAGAATGTGAGATGGTTACCAAGGAAGAGCATGAGCAAGTGCAGGCGGTATTGGGCGAGGCCTTGGAGAAAGCCCAGGCCGAAGTTGCCAAGTTGGAAGAAGATGGAAGAATCCGGGAGGAGGAGCTAAAGAAGGTGAAAGAGGGAAATGTGATGTTGAAGGAGGAGATTGAGAAGGTGCAAGCGAAATTACTGAAGGACTACATTAGCCTCGTGGAGCACGAGGAAGTGAAGGGCAAGCTGAACAGGGCCTTGGCGGAGGTGGAAGCGAGAGCCGAGGACGCCTTGTCCAAATATCAGGCCGGTCTTGAAAGTTCCACAAAACTTCACGCAGAAGTCGAAGCCCAGAAGAGAGAGCTGGACACCATTCACGAAGCCATTCATTCCAAGTTTGTTCCCTTGACTACCGTGGAGGAGAAAGACCAGAGTTTCAGCTCCACCTTGAAGGACCTGACGGAGAAACTGGCGGAAGCGCGGGAGAAGCACGCGGGTGCGATGGCCGACGGGGAACGAGAGCGACAGGAGAAGGAAGCCGTGAAGTCGAAGCTCGCGTTTATGCAGCGGGACCTGGAGGCAAACTTTGTGTGTAGGGAGAAACacggggagatggaggagggctACAAGGGCCAGGTGGAGGCTCTGAGCCTGAAGCTGGTGGAGCTGGAGCAGCAGTACATGGAGGTGACGGTGCGGCGAGCCGAGTTGGAGGAGCAGAACGCCTTGTGCGCCTCCGAGATCGACGAGCTCCAGCGGCGTCTCGAGAGCGAGCTCGTTAAGCAGAGGCAATTCAAGGACGCTGAGCGCTCGCTCCTCTCCCAGCTGGAGGAGGCGCGGGCCGAGTGCGAGCAGCTCCGGGCCACCCGGGACGTGGAGTCACGACGCGTTCTCGCCCTGCAGGCGGAACTGCAGACCCACAGCGGCCACGCCGAGCTCCTGGCCCACCGCGACCAGGCTCGGGACGCTCTGGAAAAGGAGGTGGCCGAGTTGCGCCGGGCcctgaaggaggaggaggagaccggCGCCCAGCGGGCGGAGGACGTGGCCACCCTCCAGGGCGAGCTGCTCAGAGCCACGCACGCCCTGGACGAGCTGCGTGCCCACGAGGGCCAGGTGGCCGAGCTTCGTGCCGAGAAGCagaggctggaggaggaggtcGATGAGCTCGGCGATCGACTCTCGGGCCTGGAGGATCAGTGCGACGACCTCTACAGGGAGGCGGCGCAGGCCAGAGAGAGCGAGTGCAGTGCACGGGCAGAGACGGAGACCCTGCTGAACAAGAGCGCCTCCATCGAGAAGGAGATCCGTGAGCTGAAGGAGAGGTACGACGACTCACTCGCCACCATAGGAGACTTGCAGAAGAGGATCCAGACGTCCTCGGAGCAGACCGAGGCGAAAGACAAAAGGGTGGGGAACATTTTTATTTTCACTACTGCACCCGAGCTGGTTTTATCTATAGAATATATCCATCAGATTT
This window encodes:
- the uacab gene encoding uveal autoantigen with coiled-coil domains and ankyrin repeats protein, which encodes MKSLKNRLKKYEVNITNTDWNKYDDRLMKAVERGEVDKVAAVLGKKGIIPTKLDVEGRSAFHLAATRGHLDCLNLMLVHGVDITAADATGKNALHLASRNGQSLCVQKLLQHSCPVGNVDLQGRTALHDAVMAGCSSSVKLLCDSGASVNAMDFDGRTPLVLATQMCHPRICQLLLERGADIRLQDKQHKTALILGCEYACKDAVEVLLRNGADVTAVDCFGHDSYHYTRFTKNQDLVNLVKGYLDSALKVKEAARMDQKKRQLSVDSSSETSFNRDHVIQDLEKQNESQQVTLRKYHQEQRALLDKVSMLQKQLSQEKSTVEDIHKEREQLKRLLSARDKEEGTRPSDTVKVQLQSCLGDYSGQSVIKGRENVLVRQSHSLDSSQVLQPTVPSRSLSRPLELSQPASGAHGEMEALRQELSSNRKQQEAAQDELVHLQAMLVRKTQECEELAQSRESAKREADRQIQELEGALGDVQKRMLDSEAKVKQLQAHVVAVKEHLGSQMLDDLKAQLSEVKAKYEGASAEVGRVRNHLKQSEKALEEYKKSEKVLVEDADKLTAELNVVREERDEMAKSLLETEARVKEAELRLSTTVPGEKFDNMKNLLTNAVDEKERQLAELREDYDRVLEEVAELHRETDARDVIPLLEHERLRAALEEQSSTLRVKLAEVTSKCQSLIREVEEGEDERELLREDLQELTENLQTQFVPIDVHEELRRSLELAGEELREQLEEVTQRKVWVEEQMKKLQEEKASLSESVSKLKSSWVPSEKFESEVAARSARAAGLEKDLESLQRKYQEKVRELELVVAEKASLRENLECEMVTKEEHEQVQAVLGEALEKAQAEVAKLEEDGRIREEELKKVKEGNVMLKEEIEKVQAKLLKDYISLVEHEEVKGKLNRALAEVEARAEDALSKYQAGLESSTKLHAEVEAQKRELDTIHEAIHSKFVPLTTVEEKDQSFSSTLKDLTEKLAEAREKHAGAMADGERERQEKEAVKSKLAFMQRDLEANFVCREKHGEMEEGYKGQVEALSLKLVELEQQYMEVTVRRAELEEQNALCASEIDELQRRLESELVKQRQFKDAERSLLSQLEEARAECEQLRATRDVESRRVLALQAELQTHSGHAELLAHRDQARDALEKEVAELRRALKEEEETGAQRAEDVATLQGELLRATHALDELRAHEGQVAELRAEKQRLEEEVDELGDRLSGLEDQCDDLYREAAQARESECSARAETETLLNKSASIEKEIRELKERYDDSLATIGDLQKRIQTSSEQTEAKDKRITELLADVEKLKQALNGLSQLAYTGTAPNKRHVQHIDTLQAQVKSLQQQLADAERQHREVVSIYRTHLLSAAQGHMDEDVQAALLQIIRMRQQFVC